In Flavobacterium okayamense, a single window of DNA contains:
- the rny gene encoding ribonuclease Y, producing the protein MDPISIIIGVVIGIALGFGIAKFLEKSNVSNLIKNAKKEAASILKDAKTEAESIKKDKILQAKEKFLELKTEHEQVILSRDKKIAEAEKRTRDKESQVSNELAKNKKLNDEFEEKLADYNNRIEFLEKKQQEIEKLHRSQVEQLEVISGLSAEDAKNQLVESLKAEAKTSAMSFIQTTMEEAKMTAQQEAKKVIINTIQRVGTEEAVENCVSVFNIESDDVKGRIIGREGRNIRALEAATGVEIIVDDTPEAIILSCFDPVRREIARLALHKLVTDGRIHPARIEEVVAKTQKQIEEEIIEVGKRTVIDLGIHGLHPELIKIVGRMKYRSSYGQNLLQHSREVANLCGIMAAELGLNVKLAKRAGLLHDIGKVPETESELPHAILGMQWAEKYGEKDEVCNAIGAHHDEIEMKYLISPIIQVCDAISGARPGARRQVLDSYIQRLKDLEDIAFGFTGVKNAYAIQAGRELRVIVESEKVNDEMASTLSFEISQKIQTEMTYPGQVKVTVIRETRAVNIAK; encoded by the coding sequence ATAATAATCGGGGTTGTAATAGGAATTGCATTAGGATTTGGAATTGCAAAATTTTTAGAAAAAAGCAATGTTTCTAACCTAATCAAAAATGCTAAAAAAGAAGCGGCTTCTATCTTAAAAGATGCTAAAACAGAAGCTGAATCTATTAAGAAAGATAAAATTCTTCAAGCTAAAGAAAAGTTTTTAGAATTAAAAACAGAGCACGAACAAGTAATTCTTTCGCGTGACAAAAAAATTGCAGAAGCAGAAAAAAGAACTAGAGATAAAGAATCACAAGTTTCAAATGAATTAGCTAAAAACAAAAAGCTAAATGATGAATTTGAAGAAAAACTTGCTGATTACAATAATAGAATTGAATTCTTAGAAAAGAAACAACAAGAAATTGAAAAACTTCATAGAAGCCAAGTGGAGCAATTAGAAGTTATTTCTGGTCTTTCTGCTGAAGATGCTAAAAATCAATTAGTAGAAAGCTTAAAAGCTGAAGCTAAAACTTCTGCTATGTCTTTCATTCAAACTACAATGGAAGAAGCTAAAATGACAGCTCAGCAAGAAGCTAAAAAAGTTATTATAAACACTATTCAAAGAGTTGGAACTGAAGAAGCCGTTGAAAACTGTGTTTCTGTTTTCAATATTGAATCTGACGATGTTAAAGGGCGAATCATTGGTCGTGAAGGACGTAATATTAGAGCCTTAGAAGCTGCTACTGGAGTTGAAATTATTGTAGATGATACCCCAGAAGCAATTATCTTATCTTGTTTCGACCCTGTAAGAAGAGAAATTGCTCGTTTAGCACTTCATAAATTAGTTACTGACGGACGTATTCACCCTGCTCGTATTGAAGAAGTTGTTGCAAAAACACAAAAACAAATTGAAGAAGAAATTATCGAGGTTGGTAAACGTACTGTAATCGATTTAGGAATTCATGGTCTACACCCTGAGTTAATTAAAATCGTTGGTCGTATGAAATACCGTTCTTCTTACGGACAAAACTTATTACAACACTCGAGAGAAGTTGCCAACCTTTGTGGAATTATGGCTGCTGAATTAGGCTTAAATGTAAAACTTGCAAAACGTGCTGGTTTATTACACGATATTGGTAAAGTCCCAGAAACAGAAAGTGAATTACCTCACGCAATTTTAGGTATGCAATGGGCTGAAAAATATGGTGAGAAAGACGAAGTTTGTAACGCTATTGGAGCGCACCACGACGAAATTGAAATGAAATATTTAATTTCACCAATTATTCAAGTTTGTGATGCTATTTCTGGAGCAAGACCTGGAGCAAGAAGACAAGTTTTAGATTCTTACATCCAACGTTTAAAAGATCTTGAAGATATTGCTTTCGGATTTACAGGTGTAAAGAATGCTTATGCAATTCAAGCAGGTAGAGAATTACGTGTAATTGTTGAAAGTGAAAAAGTGAACGATGAAATGGCTTCAACACTTTCTTTTGAAATTTCTCAGAAAATTCAAACTGAAATGACGTATCCTGGTCAAGTTAAAGTAACAGTAATTAGAGAAACTAGAGCGGTTAATATTGCAAAATAA
- the xerD gene encoding site-specific tyrosine recombinase XerD: MNNWQSYLKEYQNYLRLERGLSENTIANYTFDIEKLVSFLESNSFSESPVNISEEIIQQFIYEIAKEVNARSQSRIISGLKSFFNFLVFEDYRKDTPMVLIEVPKVGRKLPDTLSTEEIDSLIGAIDLSKNEGERNRAMLETLYSCGLRVSELIGLKLSDLFFEEGFVKVTGKGNKQRFVPIGKLTEKYINFYLEGYRNHLKAVKGHEDILFLNRRGKQLTRAMVFTIIKDLTVKIGLKKTISPHTFRHSFATHLLENGADLRSIQLMLGHESITTTEVYMHLDRKFLAEVLNNYHPRK, translated from the coding sequence ATGAATAATTGGCAATCCTATTTAAAAGAATATCAAAACTATTTGCGTTTAGAAAGAGGTCTTTCAGAAAATACTATAGCCAATTATACATTTGATATTGAAAAGTTAGTTTCTTTTCTTGAGAGCAATTCTTTCTCGGAATCTCCAGTAAATATTTCAGAAGAAATTATTCAACAATTTATTTATGAAATTGCCAAAGAGGTTAATGCTCGAAGTCAGTCAAGAATTATTTCTGGATTAAAAAGTTTTTTCAATTTCCTTGTATTTGAAGATTATCGAAAAGATACACCAATGGTATTAATTGAAGTGCCTAAAGTTGGTCGAAAACTTCCAGATACTTTATCAACTGAAGAGATTGATAGTTTAATTGGGGCAATCGATTTGTCTAAAAATGAAGGCGAACGTAATAGAGCAATGCTTGAAACATTATACAGTTGTGGTTTACGTGTTTCAGAATTGATTGGTTTAAAGCTTTCTGATTTGTTTTTTGAAGAAGGTTTTGTAAAAGTCACAGGAAAGGGAAATAAGCAACGATTTGTTCCTATAGGTAAGTTGACTGAGAAATATATCAATTTTTATTTAGAAGGCTACAGAAATCATTTGAAAGCTGTTAAAGGGCATGAAGATATTTTGTTTTTAAATCGCAGAGGAAAACAATTAACTAGAGCAATGGTTTTTACAATCATTAAAGATTTGACTGTTAAAATTGGTTTAAAGAAAACAATTTCTCCACATACATTTCGTCATTCATTTGCGACACACTTACTCGAAAATGGAGCCGATTTACGTTCAATACAGTTAATGTTAGGGCACGAGTCTATAACAACAACAGAAGTTTATATGCATTTAGATAGGAAGTTCCTCGCAGAAGTCTTGAATAATTATCATCCTAGAAAATAA
- a CDS encoding porin family protein → MKKVLLITLLCFGFITANAQRFKPGLKAGLNSTNLTGDANTDARFGFYIGGLVDFLVSDKFHVQPELMYSTEGADDDAGISYLRLPIMGKYYITENFNIQAGPQIAFKMSTEEEVIDEATKSTDIALGVGGAYELETGLFFDIRYNFGLTNISDVDGLDLGNVGLQFGLGYRF, encoded by the coding sequence ATGAAAAAAGTTTTACTTATTACATTGTTATGTTTTGGTTTTATTACGGCAAATGCGCAAAGGTTTAAACCAGGTTTAAAGGCAGGTTTAAATAGTACTAATTTAACGGGAGATGCAAATACTGATGCTAGGTTTGGGTTTTACATTGGGGGTTTAGTAGATTTTTTAGTTTCTGATAAGTTTCATGTACAGCCTGAATTAATGTACTCAACCGAAGGTGCAGATGATGATGCTGGTATTTCGTATTTAAGATTACCTATCATGGGTAAATATTACATTACTGAAAATTTTAATATTCAAGCAGGACCACAAATTGCTTTTAAAATGTCTACTGAAGAAGAAGTAATAGATGAGGCTACAAAGTCAACTGATATTGCTCTTGGAGTTGGTGGAGCTTATGAGTTAGAGACTGGACTGTTTTTTGATATTCGTTACAACTTTGGTTTGACTAATATTAGTGATGTTGATGGATTAGATTTAGGTAATGTTGGATTACAGTTTGGATTAGGATATCGTTTTTAA
- a CDS encoding outer membrane beta-barrel protein has protein sequence MKKVLLSAVAILGFTFANAQEEETTTNGGFAQGDVFVTGAVTFSSSSMDEDKSSSFEIAPQVGFFLTENIAIGGKIAYMSEKAESFSVDTEDMSGFGVGAFGRYYFTPANQFSLFGQLAVDYASMEDKLADYKVNAFGAGLGFGMNYFVSSNFSIEAGVGVLNFASAKADVDGAEALNTFSFGGDWRAVTFGVNYKF, from the coding sequence ATGAAAAAAGTTTTATTATCTGCAGTAGCAATTTTAGGATTTACTTTTGCTAACGCTCAAGAAGAAGAAACAACTACAAACGGTGGTTTTGCTCAAGGTGATGTATTTGTTACAGGTGCTGTAACTTTTTCTTCAAGTTCAATGGATGAAGATAAATCATCTTCTTTTGAAATCGCTCCACAAGTTGGTTTCTTCTTAACAGAAAACATCGCTATCGGTGGTAAAATCGCTTATATGTCAGAGAAAGCTGAAAGTTTTTCAGTAGATACTGAAGATATGTCTGGTTTTGGTGTTGGTGCTTTTGGACGTTACTATTTTACTCCAGCTAACCAATTTTCATTATTTGGTCAATTAGCTGTTGATTATGCTTCAATGGAAGATAAATTAGCTGATTACAAAGTTAATGCTTTCGGAGCTGGTTTAGGATTTGGTATGAACTATTTCGTATCTTCTAACTTCTCTATCGAAGCTGGTGTTGGTGTTTTAAACTTTGCATCTGCTAAAGCTGATGTTGATGGTGCTGAAGCATTGAATACTTTCTCATTCGGTGGTGACTGGAGAGCTGTAACTTTTGGTGTTAACTACAAATTCTAA
- the aroQ gene encoding type II 3-dehydroquinate dehydratase encodes MKVLILNGPNLNLLGRRETEIYGNISFERYFQIVQEKYPNVDLHYYQSNIEGELINKLHEVGFSYDGIIFNAGAYTHTSVGLGDAVKGIHTPVVEVHITNTYSRESFRHQSYIAANAKGVIVGFGLQSYELALQCFILEN; translated from the coding sequence ATGAAAGTTCTAATTTTAAATGGACCTAACTTAAATCTATTAGGAAGAAGAGAAACTGAAATATATGGAAACATTTCTTTTGAACGCTATTTTCAAATTGTACAAGAAAAATATCCAAATGTAGATTTACATTACTATCAAAGTAACATTGAAGGTGAGTTAATAAACAAATTACATGAAGTAGGCTTTAGTTATGATGGTATTATATTTAATGCTGGTGCATATACACATACTTCTGTTGGTCTTGGAGATGCAGTTAAAGGAATTCATACACCTGTTGTAGAAGTTCATATCACTAATACCTATTCCAGAGAGAGTTTTAGACATCAATCTTATATTGCAGCAAATGCAAAGGGAGTTATAGTTGGTTTCGGTTTACAAAGTTACGAATTGGCACTTCAGTGTTTTATATTAGAAAATTAG
- a CDS encoding DUF5686 and carboxypeptidase regulatory-like domain-containing protein, which translates to MIPKKKISLLLLLISTISFSQIKGIVTDTKGNPLPYVNIFVENTYLGTTTNENGNYELNYNTKGNVSIIFQYLGYKTQKQILTINAFPYSFDVTLEEENFELNEVVLVNGENPANEIIRKAIANKYKNTERTDKFEADFYSKGIFRAKDIPEKFMGIDIGDLEGSLDSTRSGVIYLSETVSKIKFERPNNLKEEIIASKVAGDDKGFSYNTALNTDYDFYRNYVDFGVNLISPLADNAFNYYKYQLESTFYDDKNHLINKIKVTPKRDKEPVFEGYIYIVEDSWAIYGVDVDIKGYRMQQPILETMKLIQNYSYNENNTLWVKNIQSLDFIAGIFGMNFTGKFTYVFSNYEFKDRFEKKTFGKEIVTFAENSNKKDDDYWINNRQVPLTDEEVVSYHKKDSIQTKRESQTYLDSIDAKKNKFKPLKILTGYTYNNSFKKWSFSYDGLTDFSSVSYNTVQGWNLDSGFTYRKNNEEKGSYTSISSIFNYGFAEDRLRVTGNYYHRFNNTNRANLAISGGSAVSQFNQAEPISKFINSVSTLFFKDNYMKLYNKEFIKATYGQEVVNGIYLNGSLEYENRRPLFNNTDYVLIKNDDDYFSNNPLDPFNETSVPFVKHHLYKGTIATRIRFGQKYISRPDGKLNIQNDDYPVLSFSYTKAFGATKSNYEYDFVAGRLDYDKTLGNKGDFALRFKAGKFFNADNISFIDYKHFNGNQTHVNFRGDYLNAFNLLPYYSNSTNDAYLETHIEHNFKGYIMNKIPLLNKLQWNLIGSLHQINVPHFKPYQEFAVGFDNIGFGKFRFLRIDYVRAYQNGYLGDGVMFGVQF; encoded by the coding sequence ATGATACCGAAAAAAAAAATAAGCCTTCTATTATTATTAATTAGTACGATTTCTTTTAGTCAAATAAAAGGAATAGTAACTGACACTAAAGGCAACCCTTTACCTTATGTAAATATATTTGTAGAAAATACATATTTAGGAACAACAACAAATGAAAATGGTAATTACGAGCTTAATTACAATACTAAAGGTAATGTTTCTATCATTTTTCAGTATTTAGGTTACAAAACTCAAAAACAAATTTTAACTATAAATGCATTCCCCTATTCTTTCGACGTTACGCTGGAAGAAGAAAATTTTGAATTAAATGAGGTCGTTTTAGTAAATGGAGAGAATCCCGCAAATGAAATTATTCGAAAAGCTATTGCTAACAAATATAAAAATACAGAACGTACCGATAAATTTGAAGCCGACTTTTACTCGAAAGGAATTTTTAGAGCTAAAGATATTCCTGAAAAATTTATGGGTATTGATATTGGCGACTTAGAAGGTAGCTTAGATTCTACTCGTAGTGGTGTAATTTATCTATCGGAAACGGTTTCAAAAATTAAATTTGAAAGACCTAACAATCTTAAAGAAGAAATAATTGCTTCAAAAGTTGCAGGAGACGACAAAGGTTTTAGCTACAACACCGCTCTTAATACTGATTATGATTTTTACAGAAATTATGTAGATTTTGGTGTAAATCTTATTTCACCTTTAGCAGATAATGCGTTTAATTATTATAAGTACCAATTAGAAAGTACTTTTTACGACGATAAAAATCACCTAATTAATAAAATTAAAGTTACACCTAAACGTGACAAGGAACCTGTTTTTGAAGGTTATATATATATAGTAGAAGACTCATGGGCAATTTATGGTGTTGATGTAGATATAAAAGGATATCGAATGCAACAGCCTATTTTAGAAACTATGAAGTTAATTCAAAACTATAGCTATAACGAGAATAATACGCTTTGGGTAAAAAACATTCAATCCTTAGATTTTATTGCTGGAATATTTGGTATGAATTTTACTGGAAAATTTACATATGTTTTCAGTAATTATGAATTTAAAGATCGTTTTGAAAAGAAAACTTTCGGAAAAGAAATTGTAACATTTGCAGAAAATTCAAACAAAAAAGACGACGACTATTGGATAAATAATCGCCAAGTTCCATTAACGGATGAAGAAGTGGTGAGTTATCACAAAAAAGATAGCATTCAAACTAAACGAGAGTCACAAACATATCTTGATTCTATTGATGCTAAAAAAAATAAATTTAAACCGCTAAAAATTCTAACAGGCTACACTTATAATAATAGCTTCAAAAAATGGAGTTTTTCGTATGATGGTTTAACCGATTTTTCTTCAGTTAGTTATAATACCGTTCAAGGCTGGAATTTAGATTCTGGTTTTACTTATAGAAAAAACAATGAAGAAAAAGGAAGCTATACATCTATATCTTCTATTTTTAATTATGGTTTTGCCGAAGATAGATTACGTGTTACTGGAAACTATTATCATCGTTTTAACAATACAAATAGAGCTAATCTTGCTATTTCAGGAGGAAGCGCTGTTAGTCAATTCAATCAAGCTGAACCAATTAGTAAGTTTATCAATTCAGTAAGTACTTTATTCTTTAAAGACAATTACATGAAATTGTATAATAAAGAATTTATAAAAGCAACATACGGACAAGAAGTTGTAAACGGAATTTACCTCAACGGAAGCCTCGAATATGAAAATCGCCGACCATTATTCAATAACACCGATTATGTTTTAATCAAAAATGATGATGATTATTTTTCAAATAATCCGTTAGATCCATTTAATGAAACTTCTGTTCCTTTTGTAAAACACCATTTATATAAAGGTACAATTGCAACTCGAATTCGTTTCGGACAAAAATACATTTCGCGTCCTGATGGAAAATTAAACATTCAAAACGACGATTATCCGGTTTTAAGTTTTAGTTATACCAAAGCTTTTGGTGCAACTAAGAGCAATTATGAATATGATTTTGTTGCAGGACGATTAGATTATGATAAAACCTTAGGTAATAAAGGTGATTTTGCTTTGCGTTTTAAAGCTGGGAAATTCTTTAATGCCGATAACATTTCTTTTATTGATTACAAACACTTTAACGGAAACCAAACGCATGTAAATTTTAGAGGCGATTATTTAAATGCATTTAATTTGTTACCGTATTATAGTAACTCAACTAACGATGCCTATTTAGAAACGCATATCGAACACAATTTTAAAGGTTACATTATGAATAAAATTCCGTTATTGAATAAACTACAATGGAATTTAATTGGAAGTTTACACCAAATAAACGTTCCACATTTTAAACCGTATCAAGAGTTTGCTGTTGGATTTGATAATATAGGTTTTGGAAAATTCCGTTTCTTACGAATTGATTATGTTCGCGCGTATCAAAATGGGTATTTAGGCGATGGTGTAATGTTTGGAGTTCAGTTTTAA
- a CDS encoding sulfite exporter TauE/SafE family protein: MDTILIILCVASFAAGFVDAIVGGGGLIQTPVALVALPNVHISSIIGTLKIPGFSGTSVATYQYLKKVKVNWKLFAVMAVVSFVFAFIGSQTLTVVDNDFMKPVLFFILVGLLIYTYIKKDFGQFSIKNWSVKKQYVYATLICVFIGFYDGFIGPGTGSLLIMAFVAVLGFDFLKASSYAKLVNLATNIGSITLFAIKGKILWKFALPMALCNATGAWIGARLAISKGNAFIRVFFLVIVFLTLLRFGYDIFIK; the protein is encoded by the coding sequence ATGGATACAATTTTAATAATTCTTTGTGTAGCATCTTTTGCTGCTGGTTTTGTTGATGCAATAGTAGGAGGTGGTGGATTAATTCAAACACCTGTTGCATTGGTTGCTTTGCCAAATGTTCATATTTCATCCATTATTGGAACCTTGAAAATTCCTGGATTTAGTGGAACAAGTGTAGCGACTTACCAATACTTGAAAAAAGTAAAAGTTAATTGGAAACTATTTGCAGTAATGGCTGTTGTTTCATTTGTATTTGCTTTTATTGGTTCACAAACTTTAACGGTAGTTGATAATGATTTTATGAAACCCGTTTTGTTTTTCATATTAGTTGGTTTGTTAATCTATACTTATATAAAAAAGGATTTCGGACAATTTTCTATTAAAAATTGGAGTGTAAAGAAGCAATATGTTTATGCTACTTTAATTTGTGTATTTATAGGTTTTTATGATGGATTTATTGGGCCGGGAACAGGAAGTTTGCTAATAATGGCTTTTGTAGCTGTTTTAGGTTTCGATTTTCTAAAAGCTTCTTCTTATGCAAAGTTGGTAAACTTAGCTACAAACATTGGTTCGATAACATTATTTGCAATAAAAGGAAAAATATTATGGAAGTTCGCGCTTCCCATGGCTTTATGTAACGCAACAGGAGCATGGATTGGTGCTCGATTAGCTATTTCTAAAGGAAATGCATTTATAAGAGTTTTCTTTTTGGTAATAGTATTCCTAACTTTACTACGATTTGGTTACGATATCTTTATAAAATAA
- the murA gene encoding UDP-N-acetylglucosamine 1-carboxyvinyltransferase, whose translation MGTFSIEGGKPLKGSITPQGAKNEALQVLCPVLLTSEKVRVTNIPDIIDVNKLITLLGNLGVKIQKNGPGDFTFQADEVNVDYLKTEAFKKEGGSLRGSIMIVGPLLARFGCGYIPKPGGDKIGRRRLDTHFEGFINLGAKFRYEREDHFYGVEIDGRLQGTYMLLDEASVTGTANIVMAAVLAEGTTTIYNAACEPYLQQLCKMLNSMGANIKGIGSNMLIIEGVESLGGCEHRILPDMIEIGSWIGLAAMTRSEITIKNVSWDNLGQIPNVFRKLGITLERKGDDIFIPAHKEGYQIKTDIDGSILTIADAPWPGFTPDLLSIVLVVATQAKGEVLIHQKMFESRLFFVDKLIDMGAKIILCDPHRAIVIGHNFQSQLKATNMSSPDIRAGISLLIAALTAKGTSTIQNIEQIDRGYERIDERLRAIGASIVRV comes from the coding sequence ATGGGTACATTTAGTATAGAAGGAGGAAAACCGCTTAAAGGTTCAATCACACCTCAAGGAGCTAAAAATGAAGCGTTACAAGTTTTATGTCCGGTTTTGTTAACGTCAGAAAAAGTTAGAGTTACTAATATTCCTGATATTATCGACGTAAACAAACTAATAACTTTATTAGGAAACTTAGGGGTTAAAATTCAAAAAAATGGACCTGGAGATTTTACCTTTCAAGCCGATGAGGTAAATGTTGATTATTTAAAAACGGAAGCGTTTAAAAAAGAAGGTGGAAGTTTAAGGGGTTCAATAATGATTGTTGGTCCGCTTTTAGCGCGTTTTGGTTGTGGTTACATTCCGAAGCCTGGAGGCGATAAAATTGGTCGTCGTAGATTAGATACGCATTTTGAAGGTTTTATCAATCTTGGTGCGAAATTTAGATACGAAAGAGAAGATCATTTTTATGGAGTAGAAATAGACGGAAGACTACAAGGAACGTATATGTTACTTGATGAAGCTTCGGTTACAGGAACGGCAAATATTGTAATGGCTGCTGTTTTAGCAGAAGGAACAACAACAATTTACAACGCTGCTTGCGAACCTTATTTACAACAGTTGTGTAAAATGTTAAATTCTATGGGAGCTAATATTAAAGGTATTGGTTCAAATATGTTAATAATCGAAGGTGTTGAATCTTTAGGTGGTTGCGAACATAGAATTCTTCCAGATATGATTGAAATTGGTTCTTGGATTGGTCTTGCAGCAATGACAAGAAGCGAGATCACAATCAAGAATGTGAGTTGGGATAATTTAGGTCAAATTCCAAATGTGTTCAGAAAACTTGGAATTACTTTAGAACGAAAAGGCGATGATATTTTTATTCCAGCGCATAAAGAGGGTTACCAAATTAAAACAGATATTGACGGTTCTATTTTAACCATTGCTGATGCGCCTTGGCCAGGATTTACGCCTGATTTATTAAGTATTGTTCTCGTTGTAGCAACACAAGCTAAAGGTGAAGTTTTAATTCATCAAAAAATGTTTGAAAGCCGTTTGTTCTTCGTAGATAAATTAATCGATATGGGAGCAAAGATTATTCTTTGTGATCCGCATAGAGCTATTGTAATTGGGCATAATTTCCAATCACAGTTAAAAGCTACTAATATGTCTTCGCCAGATATTCGTGCGGGAATTTCATTATTAATTGCTGCATTAACAGCGAAAGGAACGTCAACTATTCAAAATATCGAACAAATTGATAGAGGTTACGAGCGAATAGATGAAAGGTTACGTGCAATTGGTGCAAGTATAGTTAGAGTATAA
- a CDS encoding DUF4290 domain-containing protein, with amino-acid sequence MEELQLEYNSLRKSLSIPEYGRHLHKLIDQVIEIKDRNERNKAAQYVISVMGNLNPHLRDVPDFQHKLWDQLFIMSDFKLDVDSPYPIPSREELHQRPERLAYPQNFPKYRFYGNNIKYMIDVALKWEDGEMKNALILVIANHMKKCYLSWNKETVEDEVIFEHLLELSDGKINLAKTNEELSNTQNLMKVNKKASNKSQYNNPKNSNQKNFIKKKTNNNQKNNKRN; translated from the coding sequence ATGGAAGAATTACAATTAGAATATAACTCATTACGTAAATCATTGTCTATTCCAGAATATGGAAGACATTTGCATAAGTTAATTGATCAAGTTATTGAAATTAAAGACAGAAATGAACGCAATAAAGCAGCTCAATATGTTATTTCGGTAATGGGAAATTTAAATCCGCATTTGCGTGATGTGCCAGATTTCCAACATAAGCTTTGGGACCAATTATTCATTATGTCTGATTTTAAATTAGATGTAGATTCGCCTTATCCAATTCCTTCGCGTGAAGAATTACATCAAAGACCAGAGCGTTTAGCCTATCCACAAAATTTTCCTAAATATCGATTTTATGGTAATAACATAAAGTATATGATTGATGTTGCTTTAAAATGGGAAGATGGGGAAATGAAAAATGCTTTGATTTTGGTAATCGCAAATCATATGAAAAAGTGTTATTTGAGTTGGAATAAAGAAACGGTTGAAGATGAAGTGATTTTTGAACATTTGTTAGAGCTTTCTGATGGTAAAATTAATTTAGCCAAAACGAATGAAGAGCTTTCGAATACTCAAAATTTAATGAAAGTGAACAAGAAGGCTTCAAACAAATCACAATACAATAATCCTAAAAATTCAAACCAAAAGAATTTTATTAAAAAGAAAACCAACAACAATCAAAAGAACAATAAAAGAAATTAA
- a CDS encoding DUF493 family protein — MDKKTEEFYIRLKEELTNTSIWPSEYLYKFIVPSDNHKIAEVEAAFNGLGAVITTQQSKTGKYTSVSISVHMKNPDAVIEKYQELSTIEGIISL, encoded by the coding sequence ATGGATAAGAAGACAGAAGAATTTTATATACGTCTAAAAGAAGAATTAACAAATACTTCAATTTGGCCTTCAGAATATTTATATAAATTTATAGTTCCTTCAGATAATCATAAAATAGCTGAAGTTGAAGCAGCTTTTAATGGATTAGGTGCAGTAATCACTACTCAACAATCTAAAACTGGGAAATACACGAGTGTTTCAATAAGTGTACATATGAAAAATCCAGATGCAGTTATTGAAAAATACCAAGAATTATCAACTATTGAAGGAATAATTTCGTTATAA
- a CDS encoding AAA family ATPase, whose amino-acid sequence MKKEIIVLAGGPSSGKTTLINALVEKGFVCYPEISREVIKEAQKQGIDQLFLEQPLLFSELLLQGRIKQHQEAHDEDCKVVFLDRGIPDVLAYMHYIGDSYPKSFSDACENHRYHKVFLLPPWKEIYVSDAERYENYEQAVLIHEHLEETYRTFGYDLVTIPKDTIENRVAFLLQHLAQ is encoded by the coding sequence ATGAAGAAGGAAATTATTGTATTAGCTGGCGGACCAAGTTCGGGAAAAACAACATTGATAAATGCTTTAGTTGAGAAAGGGTTTGTTTGCTATCCTGAAATTTCGAGAGAAGTTATTAAAGAAGCGCAAAAACAAGGAATAGATCAATTGTTCTTAGAACAACCTTTGTTGTTTAGTGAACTTTTATTGCAAGGAAGAATAAAACAACATCAAGAAGCACACGATGAAGATTGCAAAGTTGTGTTTTTAGATAGAGGCATTCCCGATGTTTTAGCGTATATGCATTACATAGGCGACAGCTATCCAAAATCGTTTTCCGATGCTTGTGAAAATCATCGTTACCACAAAGTTTTTTTATTGCCTCCTTGGAAAGAAATTTACGTAAGCGACGCTGAACGTTATGAAAACTACGAACAAGCGGTTTTAATTCACGAACATTTAGAGGAAACCTATAGAACTTTTGGATACGATTTAGTTACTATTCCTAAAGATACGATTGAGAATAGAGTAGCTTTTTTACTTCAGCATTTAGCTCAATAA